One window of Desulfobacca acetoxidans DSM 11109 genomic DNA carries:
- the plsY gene encoding glycerol-3-phosphate 1-O-acyltransferase PlsY → MYYFLILLAAAYLIGSIPFGLVVARLMGGPDPRESGSRNIGAANVYRLLGRNAGAFTLFGDIMKGTVPVFLARCGLPGLDGWHEAAVAAVGLAAVCGHIWPLYLRFSGGKAVATSFGVLLVISPLAAATLAGLYGLAFKRWRTSSVASLIAAWMAPLAVGLLGNPKVYLLLSGILSGLILWRHQENIIRLCRGEEPELAAGELRSPPPGTSEQDG, encoded by the coding sequence ATGTATTATTTCTTGATCCTGTTGGCGGCCGCCTATCTCATAGGGTCAATTCCTTTCGGTCTGGTGGTGGCCAGGCTGATGGGGGGGCCTGATCCGAGGGAGTCCGGAAGCCGCAATATCGGGGCTGCCAATGTTTACCGGCTACTAGGCCGCAATGCCGGGGCCTTTACCCTCTTTGGCGACATTATGAAGGGAACAGTGCCCGTCTTTTTAGCCCGCTGCGGCCTACCCGGTCTGGACGGCTGGCATGAGGCGGCGGTGGCGGCAGTGGGATTGGCGGCGGTTTGCGGCCACATCTGGCCCTTGTATCTGCGGTTCAGCGGGGGCAAGGCCGTGGCCACAAGTTTCGGAGTACTGCTGGTGATCAGTCCCTTGGCGGCGGCGACGCTCGCGGGTCTGTACGGGTTGGCCTTCAAAAGGTGGCGAACCTCGTCAGTAGCATCCCTGATCGCAGCCTGGATGGCGCCTCTGGCAGTGGGGCTGCTTGGCAATCCTAAGGTCTATCTCCTCTTAAGCGGTATTCTCTCAGGATTGATCCTGTGGCGGCATCAGGAAAATATTATCCGGTTATGCCGGGGGGAGGAACCGGAATTAGCGGCCGGAGAGTTGCGTTCACCCCCCCCTGGGACATCTGAACAGGATGGCTGA
- a CDS encoding CBS and ACT domain-containing protein, with amino-acid sequence MLIREWMATDVLTVDENTSMMKALHLMKENKIRRLPVMSHGKLVGIISDRDLKEASPSKATTLDVHELYYLLAEIKIKEIMTKNPITIQPDETIERAAVVMLENKVSGLPVVNGKSELVGIVTQSDIFRAFVNITGIYRGGVQFAFSLDDRPGSIKEVADTVREHGGRIVSILSSTDMAVEGTRNVYIRIRNLPQEDLENLEKTLRQKFRVIYMVKDILKTV; translated from the coding sequence ATGTTAATCCGGGAATGGATGGCGACCGATGTGTTGACGGTGGATGAAAACACCTCCATGATGAAGGCGTTGCACCTGATGAAAGAGAATAAAATCCGCCGACTGCCGGTAATGTCGCATGGCAAGTTAGTCGGCATCATCTCCGACCGTGACCTGAAGGAAGCCTCGCCTTCTAAAGCCACGACCTTGGATGTCCACGAGCTCTATTACCTTTTGGCAGAGATCAAAATTAAAGAGATCATGACTAAAAATCCCATTACCATACAACCGGACGAAACTATTGAACGGGCTGCAGTGGTGATGCTGGAGAACAAAGTCTCAGGACTACCGGTGGTCAACGGGAAATCTGAGTTGGTTGGGATCGTTACCCAGTCTGATATCTTTCGGGCCTTCGTCAATATCACCGGCATCTATAGAGGTGGGGTGCAGTTCGCCTTCTCTCTGGATGACCGCCCCGGCTCCATCAAAGAAGTAGCCGATACAGTGCGGGAGCATGGCGGCCGCATCGTCAGCATCCTCAGTTCTACGGATATGGCGGTCGAGGGAACCCGCAACGTTTACATCCGCATCAGGAACCTGCCGCAGGAGGATTTAGAAAACCTTGAAAAGACACTGCGCCAGAAATTTCGAGTCATCTATATGGTCAAAGACATCCTGAAAACAGTCTAG
- a CDS encoding ATP-binding protein — protein sequence MSELLVAFLAFGYLLLLFAIAYYGDRRRTQGRSLIANPYIYTLSLAVYCTSWTFYGSVGKAANEGLTFLPIYIGPTLFAFLWWFIVRKLIRICKANRITTMADFLTLRYGRGIMMGAVVTVWLILADMPYIGLQLKAISTTFDILVNAHHPQMANLPFYVDNAFYVALILAAFGSMFGARHLDPGERHEGLVAAVAFESLVKLLALIAVGVLVSFVLFPGLGEIFRQTQNRPDLKALFLLNSIPQNSYGLILVETVLAMGAIIFLPRQFHMAVVENTNEKHLLTAAWLLPLYLLLINVFVLPLACGGLLLGFPPEQGDTFVLRLPLSGGHHWLALAAFIGGLSAATAMVMVVSITLSTMLLNSLIMPLLATFWRGRDWSGWLLPIKRLGIFLVILLGYISYRTIGPVTMLVEMGLIAFAGVAQLAPAIFGAMYWRRATRWGANVGLTAGFALWAYTLLFPYLIHAGWFPEKILTDGPWGIGLLRPTALLALTDFHPLSHAFFWSMLFNLGFFVGVSLLTTPTADEEEQAKRYVDVFGLTPELGLEPRAANLPEAPQFVSLAAKFVGEGKAQEALQQYLQENNLELGVPWSDAEKLKLRDFTERLIGGSVGPAAARVVVDGYLASRGSRLDGVFDLVGEVSHSLEESREALKQRVNELSIINEAAQHSTSSLSLPQILESILRLLHDKIGVEQSSIRLLDEDGVLRLESHLGPPVLPTHELDMAPDMSTLVGQCLLTRNLISIPDATQMPKDSASGLHFAEMQASFILVPLATESQVLGVLSAASSHKRFFPPEQLDFFRSLANQVSLAIHNARLYEKLIRFSKELETKVAERTLELKNKSLELGEANRALKELDRLKTEFLANVSHELRTPLNSILGYTQLLLDGVDGAINEDQQKSLLRVEKASNRLLQLINDVLDLSKLRAGRLELNAQKEDLHEILSEALQVVEPLARAKEISLKVEESEVPPVIVDRDKIIQVLLNLLSNAVKFTDSHGLITINLNTVSLPESHGLIKDYAAVRISDTGIGIKEDDLQNIFQEFVQIDSSATRRHGGTGLGLPISRHLVEMHGGRIWVESEYGKGSTFTFILPLPTPKSEAAIPSEEVLGGRQVLGLTRRGGLIHVLRDTLSSLGFVFQTEPMVDTVLQEAGRNRPAAIVLDMLGKGMLLGETLRQLRTYKDTRTVPILPVAFSDDGRSGLVLGPVEFLKQPFTAEEFSQSLKGLDSWITYKEALVIDADPEAGARWSTFLAEEGFETTTATGGEEGIRHLENLLPGLIVLSLNLPPSDSVRVTAFVRSQGEMLTVPLFFLLPIDLGPTSELILQEQFRQTLNTNKFPLANFIRQLKRYFSHIATETG from the coding sequence ATGAGTGAGCTTCTGGTAGCCTTTTTGGCGTTCGGGTATCTTCTGCTCTTGTTCGCCATCGCCTATTATGGCGACCGACGCCGGACTCAGGGCCGTAGTCTCATCGCCAATCCCTATATCTACACCCTATCCCTGGCGGTGTATTGCACCTCCTGGACCTTTTACGGTTCTGTAGGTAAGGCTGCCAACGAAGGATTGACCTTCCTTCCCATCTATATCGGTCCTACCCTGTTTGCTTTCCTCTGGTGGTTCATTGTCCGCAAGCTGATCCGCATCTGTAAGGCCAATCGCATAACCACCATGGCCGATTTTCTCACCCTGCGCTATGGGCGTGGCATTATGATGGGGGCAGTGGTGACGGTGTGGCTCATCCTGGCCGACATGCCGTATATCGGCCTGCAATTGAAAGCAATCTCCACCACATTTGACATTTTAGTAAACGCCCACCACCCGCAGATGGCCAACCTGCCCTTTTATGTCGACAATGCCTTCTATGTCGCCCTAATCCTGGCGGCCTTCGGCTCCATGTTTGGCGCCAGGCATCTGGACCCGGGAGAACGCCACGAAGGTTTGGTGGCGGCGGTGGCCTTCGAATCCCTGGTGAAATTGTTGGCCCTCATTGCCGTGGGTGTGCTCGTAAGTTTTGTATTATTTCCCGGCTTGGGCGAGATCTTTCGGCAAACCCAGAACCGTCCGGATTTGAAGGCATTATTCTTATTAAACAGCATCCCTCAGAACTCCTATGGACTGATCCTGGTGGAGACGGTGTTGGCCATGGGCGCCATCATCTTCCTCCCCCGGCAGTTTCACATGGCAGTGGTGGAAAACACTAACGAAAAACATCTCTTGACCGCGGCCTGGCTACTGCCGTTGTATCTCCTGCTCATCAATGTGTTTGTCTTGCCGTTGGCCTGCGGCGGACTCTTGTTAGGCTTCCCGCCGGAGCAGGGAGATACCTTTGTCCTGCGGTTGCCTCTGTCCGGCGGCCATCATTGGCTGGCCCTGGCGGCCTTTATCGGCGGCCTGTCGGCAGCGACTGCCATGGTGATGGTAGTCTCAATAACATTGAGCACCATGCTGCTTAACAGCCTCATCATGCCGCTGTTGGCAACCTTCTGGCGCGGCCGGGATTGGTCCGGGTGGCTGCTGCCTATCAAGCGTCTGGGAATCTTCCTGGTCATCCTCCTCGGCTACATCAGCTATCGGACAATCGGACCCGTAACTATGCTGGTGGAGATGGGCTTGATTGCCTTTGCCGGAGTGGCGCAATTGGCGCCGGCTATTTTTGGGGCGATGTATTGGCGGCGGGCTACACGATGGGGGGCCAATGTCGGCCTGACTGCCGGGTTTGCCTTATGGGCCTACACGCTGCTCTTTCCCTATCTCATCCATGCCGGTTGGTTTCCCGAGAAGATTTTAACGGATGGACCGTGGGGAATCGGCCTCCTGCGTCCAACAGCGCTGTTGGCCCTCACTGATTTTCATCCCCTGTCTCATGCCTTTTTCTGGTCGATGCTGTTTAACCTCGGTTTTTTTGTTGGGGTTTCACTTCTGACGACCCCCACCGCCGATGAAGAGGAACAGGCGAAGCGGTATGTGGATGTCTTCGGTCTCACACCGGAGCTAGGTTTGGAACCGCGAGCCGCCAACCTGCCAGAAGCCCCGCAATTTGTGTCTTTGGCGGCGAAATTCGTGGGAGAGGGAAAAGCGCAGGAGGCTTTACAGCAGTACCTGCAAGAAAACAATCTGGAGTTGGGCGTCCCGTGGAGCGATGCGGAAAAACTGAAGTTGAGGGATTTCACTGAGCGTCTTATCGGCGGCTCAGTAGGACCAGCCGCTGCTCGGGTGGTAGTTGACGGCTACCTGGCGTCTCGGGGCTCCCGATTGGACGGGGTCTTCGATTTAGTAGGCGAGGTCTCGCACTCTCTCGAGGAAAGCCGGGAGGCTTTAAAACAACGGGTAAACGAGCTTTCAATAATTAATGAAGCAGCCCAACACTCTACCTCCTCTCTCAGCCTGCCCCAGATTTTGGAAAGCATTCTCCGGCTTTTGCACGATAAAATCGGAGTGGAGCAGAGCTCCATCCGTTTGTTGGACGAAGATGGAGTGCTCCGGTTGGAAAGCCACTTGGGTCCCCCCGTCCTGCCAACACATGAATTAGACATGGCGCCGGACATGTCCACTTTAGTGGGCCAGTGTTTGCTTACCCGCAATCTCATTTCCATACCTGATGCTACTCAGATGCCCAAAGATTCGGCTTCAGGTCTCCACTTTGCGGAGATGCAGGCGAGCTTTATCCTGGTGCCGCTGGCCACGGAGTCTCAGGTACTCGGGGTATTGTCTGCCGCCTCTAGCCACAAGCGGTTTTTTCCGCCGGAGCAGTTGGATTTCTTCAGATCTCTGGCCAACCAGGTCAGTCTGGCTATCCACAATGCCCGCCTGTACGAGAAGCTGATCCGTTTCAGCAAAGAATTGGAAACCAAAGTAGCAGAGCGTACCCTGGAGCTGAAAAATAAATCTCTGGAACTGGGCGAAGCCAACCGGGCGTTGAAGGAGCTAGATCGGCTTAAAACCGAATTTCTGGCCAATGTCTCCCATGAGCTGCGCACCCCACTCAACTCTATCCTTGGATATACCCAGCTACTGTTGGATGGAGTGGACGGGGCCATTAATGAAGATCAACAGAAGAGCCTGCTGCGGGTGGAAAAGGCCAGCAACCGGTTGCTGCAATTGATTAACGATGTCCTTGACTTATCTAAACTCAGGGCTGGCCGCCTGGAACTCAACGCCCAAAAGGAAGATCTGCATGAAATCCTGAGTGAGGCCCTCCAGGTTGTAGAACCCCTGGCACGTGCTAAAGAGATCAGCCTCAAGGTGGAAGAATCAGAAGTGCCACCGGTAATCGTAGACCGGGACAAGATTATTCAAGTACTTTTAAATCTGTTGAGTAATGCGGTTAAATTCACCGATTCGCATGGCCTCATTACTATTAACCTGAACACCGTTTCTTTGCCTGAGAGCCACGGGCTGATAAAAGATTATGCTGCCGTCCGCATTAGCGACACCGGTATTGGCATTAAAGAAGATGACCTGCAGAATATCTTTCAAGAATTTGTCCAGATAGACAGCTCCGCCACCCGGCGGCACGGCGGCACCGGTTTGGGGCTGCCCATCAGCCGTCATCTGGTGGAAATGCACGGCGGGCGTATCTGGGTAGAGAGCGAATACGGTAAGGGCTCGACATTTACCTTCATTCTTCCTCTCCCGACGCCGAAATCCGAAGCGGCAATACCTTCTGAAGAGGTTTTGGGAGGGCGTCAAGTCCTGGGACTTACCCGGAGGGGTGGGCTGATCCATGTATTACGGGACACCCTCTCCTCCCTCGGATTTGTCTTCCAAACCGAACCGATGGTGGATACCGTCCTGCAGGAGGCCGGTAGAAACCGCCCCGCAGCTATCGTGCTTGATATGCTGGGAAAAGGAATGCTGCTAGGAGAGACCCTGCGTCAGCTAAGGACCTATAAAGATACGAGGACTGTACCAATCCTGCCGGTTGCCTTCTCGGATGATGGCAGGTCGGGGCTGGTTCTGGGACCGGTAGAATTTCTTAAACAGCCTTTTACTGCCGAAGAGTTCAGTCAATCTTTGAAGGGTCTGGATTCCTGGATTACGTATAAGGAGGCCTTAGTCATCGATGCCGACCCGGAGGCTGGCGCCAGGTGGTCTACGTTTCTGGCAGAAGAGGGATTTGAAACCACTACCGCTACCGGCGGAGAAGAAGGCATCCGCCATTTAGAGAATCTTCTGCCCGGATTAATCGTATTGAGTCTTAATCTTCCACCCAGTGATTCGGTGCGGGTAACAGCTTTTGTCCGTTCTCAAGGAGAGATGCTGACTGTACCGTTGTTTTTTTTACTCCCGATTGATTTGGGTCCGACCAGCGAGCTGATTCTACAGGAACAGTTTCGACAGACCCTAAATACCAACAAATTTCCGTTGGCAAATTTTATCAGACAACTGAAGCGTTATTTCTCCCACATAGCCACCGAGACAGGCTGA
- a CDS encoding ATP-binding response regulator, which yields MKKKILIADDNPDNVELLRKRLSAQGYQIAAAFDGEEALQAVLKENPDLLILDIMMPKLDGYEVLRRLKKQDEYRNLPVILLTAKKEIPDKLKGLDIGADDYITKPFNPQELLARVRSLMALREEQERRAQDERLSALDQMVEGVAHEIRNPVTAIGGFARRLYERLPNGTQEKQYAEVIVNESKRLEQMVRQIVEATVISIPSLRKRDINEVIVEALAACQEKLNESQVTAKLELAEDLPPLIMDAGNMRRVIAHLISNAVNAMPSGGTLTIISARRNHYGQIQVSDTGVGIPSKILPHIFDPFFTTKSSGPGLGLAMVHKIIKQHGGQISVETEPNKGTTFSILLPLKEEVTAI from the coding sequence ATGAAGAAAAAAATTCTGATTGCGGATGATAACCCTGATAATGTGGAATTATTGCGGAAACGCTTAAGTGCCCAGGGGTATCAGATTGCCGCGGCCTTTGATGGCGAAGAAGCCCTGCAAGCAGTGTTAAAAGAAAATCCCGATCTGCTCATCCTCGATATTATGATGCCAAAACTGGACGGCTACGAGGTTCTGCGGCGTCTCAAAAAACAGGATGAATACCGGAATCTGCCAGTAATCCTGCTGACTGCCAAAAAAGAGATTCCTGACAAGCTAAAAGGGCTGGACATTGGTGCCGACGACTACATTACCAAGCCCTTTAATCCCCAAGAACTCCTGGCGCGGGTACGGTCTCTGATGGCCCTGCGAGAAGAGCAGGAGCGTAGGGCGCAGGATGAGCGCTTGTCCGCCCTCGATCAGATGGTGGAGGGTGTAGCCCACGAGATTCGCAATCCGGTGACCGCCATCGGGGGATTTGCCCGCCGTCTCTATGAACGACTTCCGAACGGGACCCAGGAGAAACAGTATGCCGAGGTTATTGTCAACGAATCCAAGCGCTTGGAGCAGATGGTGCGGCAGATCGTCGAAGCTACGGTGATCTCTATTCCCAGTCTGCGTAAACGTGACATCAATGAAGTTATTGTCGAAGCCCTGGCCGCCTGTCAGGAAAAGCTGAATGAAAGCCAGGTAACCGCCAAACTTGAACTGGCAGAGGATCTGCCTCCTCTCATCATGGACGCCGGGAATATGAGGCGGGTGATTGCCCACTTGATCTCCAATGCGGTTAATGCTATGCCTTCTGGCGGGACCCTGACAATAATTTCGGCGCGACGCAATCACTACGGGCAGATACAGGTATCAGATACCGGGGTCGGCATTCCTTCCAAAATCCTGCCCCATATTTTCGATCCTTTCTTCACTACCAAAAGCTCCGGTCCCGGATTGGGCCTGGCTATGGTACACAAGATTATCAAACAACACGGCGGTCAGATTTCGGTGGAGACGGAACCGAATAAGGGTACCACCTTCTCTATCCTGCTGCCTCTGAAAGAAGAAGTGACGGCGATTTAA
- a CDS encoding lytic murein transglycosylase yields MRQGFLTLGLVLSLTLICLLAVAGQAAETPVAFVSLQYDLIRNGFDTDYIKKVFKDERTEFLPAVVTKIAYLKKEKKADYAHFLRPAVVEKGRRFLAAENTTLTRAVSDFGVAKEVIVAILTVESDLGQITGKYPVFNVFASLAVMDTPEVINDLSLNRRLTGRLQKKAAWGRSELCAFLTYCRQNRIDPLTVKGSWAGAFGFSQFLPSSLLRCGRDGNQDGCINLFCYEDAIFSIANYLKKSGFRLDQRSTWSRAIHAYNHSDAYVDTVLTLAQWY; encoded by the coding sequence ATGAGGCAAGGTTTTTTGACCCTGGGATTGGTACTGAGTCTGACCTTGATCTGTCTGTTAGCGGTTGCCGGGCAAGCTGCCGAAACACCGGTGGCCTTCGTCAGTTTACAGTATGATCTCATCCGCAATGGTTTTGATACGGACTATATCAAGAAGGTTTTTAAAGATGAGCGGACAGAATTTTTGCCTGCAGTAGTTACCAAGATCGCCTATCTAAAAAAGGAGAAGAAGGCGGATTATGCGCATTTTCTGCGCCCGGCGGTAGTAGAAAAGGGACGCCGCTTCCTGGCGGCGGAAAATACTACCTTAACCCGCGCCGTAAGCGACTTCGGTGTTGCTAAGGAAGTCATCGTCGCCATCTTGACGGTGGAAAGCGATCTGGGACAGATCACCGGTAAGTATCCGGTTTTTAATGTCTTTGCCTCCCTGGCGGTAATGGATACACCCGAAGTCATCAACGACCTGTCGTTGAACCGTAGGCTGACCGGCCGCCTGCAGAAAAAAGCGGCCTGGGGCAGATCAGAATTGTGTGCCTTTCTCACCTATTGTCGGCAGAACCGCATCGATCCCTTGACCGTAAAAGGTTCGTGGGCCGGGGCCTTTGGGTTTTCTCAATTCCTGCCTTCCAGCCTGCTGCGCTGTGGTCGGGATGGCAACCAAGACGGCTGTATCAATCTCTTCTGCTATGAAGATGCCATCTTTAGCATCGCCAATTATCTTAAGAAGTCTGGTTTTCGGCTGGATCAGCGTTCTACCTGGAGCAGAGCCATCCACGCCTACAATCATTCGGACGCCTATGTCGACACGGTCCTGACACTGGCTCAATGGTATTAA
- the purE gene encoding 5-(carboxyamino)imidazole ribonucleotide mutase — protein sequence MDQHNVQVGIVLGSASDWPEVEPAVQLLHNWGITYEVIVASAHRSPVRVQTYASQAAGRGLQVIIAVAGAAAHLAGVLASETILPVIGVPIASSALHGMDSLLATVQMPAGTPVATMALGAAGAQNAAIFAVQILARQDPALQARLTHYKQELAGKVEESSLHLQDKIAHLKKTV from the coding sequence TTGGATCAGCATAACGTTCAGGTAGGGATTGTCTTAGGGAGCGCTTCAGACTGGCCGGAGGTTGAACCGGCGGTGCAGTTGCTCCACAACTGGGGAATTACTTATGAGGTGATCGTGGCTTCGGCACATCGCTCCCCGGTTCGGGTGCAGACCTATGCCAGCCAGGCAGCCGGGCGGGGGTTGCAGGTGATTATTGCCGTAGCCGGAGCTGCGGCGCACCTGGCAGGGGTATTGGCCTCAGAAACCATCCTGCCGGTGATCGGGGTGCCGATTGCTTCTTCGGCATTGCACGGGATGGATAGCCTATTGGCCACGGTGCAGATGCCGGCGGGAACACCGGTGGCTACGATGGCCCTGGGGGCAGCCGGCGCTCAAAATGCGGCCATCTTCGCAGTGCAGATTCTAGCCCGTCAGGACCCCGCGCTGCAAGCGCGGCTCACACATTATAAGCAGGAACTAGCTGGCAAGGTGGAGGAATCCTCCTTGCACTTACAGGATAAAATTGCCCACCTTAAGAAGACCGTTTAA
- the alr gene encoding alanine racemase yields MPSNRFRLPNRMVELTVDLAALQYNFRQLRQYCGQKVKILAVIKADAYGHGLLPVAQVLAPAGADYFGVAYCSEGVSLRQAGITLPILLLMGVLPEEAAEAVAHDLEVTLFCREMAAALAAQARQQSKKVKVHVKIDTGMGRLGLLPTELMPFLESLGEFPELELAGLISHFAASDCCDRSYTHQQLADFERLLKGVRGRGWAVPASHIANSAAVLHVHQAHLNMVRAGITLYGSPPSLETPSPIPLKPVMSLRTRVLQLQELPPGCSISYGRTYFTDKPSLIAALPVGYCNGYSRLMSNRGCVLLHGQRAPIRGRVCMNLTMVDVTEIPGVKKGDMATLLGEDGSDRLTGDDLAAWAETISYEIYCMMGNSNYRRYIGN; encoded by the coding sequence ATGCCCTCCAACCGGTTCAGGTTGCCCAACCGGATGGTGGAATTGACGGTGGACCTGGCGGCGCTGCAATACAATTTTCGTCAATTGCGACAGTATTGCGGCCAAAAGGTGAAAATCCTGGCCGTTATCAAAGCCGACGCCTACGGCCACGGACTGTTGCCTGTGGCCCAGGTCTTGGCGCCGGCGGGGGCGGATTATTTCGGCGTGGCTTACTGTTCTGAGGGCGTCAGTTTGCGGCAGGCCGGGATAACCCTGCCGATTCTGCTGCTCATGGGGGTGCTGCCGGAAGAAGCGGCCGAGGCCGTGGCGCATGATCTGGAGGTAACCCTCTTTTGCCGGGAAATGGCTGCGGCCCTGGCGGCCCAGGCTCGGCAGCAGAGTAAAAAAGTTAAGGTACACGTCAAAATCGACACCGGCATGGGCCGTTTGGGACTCCTGCCGACGGAATTGATGCCCTTTTTAGAATCGTTGGGCGAGTTCCCCGAATTGGAGCTGGCGGGCCTGATTTCGCATTTTGCTGCCTCTGACTGCTGCGACCGCTCCTATACGCACCAGCAGCTAGCTGATTTTGAGAGGCTATTGAAGGGGGTGCGAGGACGCGGATGGGCTGTGCCGGCCAGTCATATCGCCAACAGCGCTGCGGTCCTGCATGTCCACCAGGCCCACTTGAATATGGTGCGGGCCGGCATCACGCTGTATGGCTCGCCGCCTTCCCTGGAAACTCCTTCGCCGATACCGCTCAAACCGGTAATGAGTCTGCGCACCCGCGTCCTGCAACTCCAGGAATTGCCGCCCGGTTGCAGCATCAGCTATGGCCGTACCTATTTCACTGATAAACCTAGTCTAATTGCGGCTCTGCCGGTGGGTTACTGTAATGGCTACAGTCGTCTGATGTCAAACCGAGGTTGCGTGCTGCTGCATGGCCAACGCGCCCCCATACGCGGCAGGGTCTGTATGAACCTGACCATGGTCGATGTCACCGAAATTCCAGGGGTCAAAAAGGGCGATATGGCCACTTTGCTGGGTGAGGATGGCTCTGACCGGCTCACCGGCGACGATCTGGCAGCTTGGGCCGAAACCATCAGCTATGAGATTTATTGCATGATGGGAAACAGCAATTATCGCAGATATATCGGCAACTAG
- a CDS encoding class I SAM-dependent methyltransferase, which yields MRPELKNTILNAFKKLAPGRLLDIPCGSAWLGCALNNDAWEYYGADLFSHPATPNFQRVNLDQNIPYEDGFFDYVVCFEGLEHLENYHHALREFYRILRGGGKLFISMPNILNIKSRKRYYYYGTFYGFPHLIKMPEYGEHLHITPINPSYLISFAQFYGFNLDKIYDIPINKKMYRFLISCFIIKSYIYLKCLLKPYPMKKFLVPLVSINLLLNDNLLFSFQKPLQVDCVGK from the coding sequence ATGCGGCCAGAATTAAAAAATACGATACTGAATGCCTTCAAAAAACTTGCACCGGGCAGATTGTTAGATATTCCCTGTGGTTCGGCATGGCTTGGCTGCGCCTTGAATAATGACGCCTGGGAATATTATGGCGCCGACCTTTTCTCCCATCCTGCAACGCCTAATTTTCAAAGGGTAAATTTAGATCAGAATATCCCATATGAAGATGGTTTCTTTGATTATGTGGTTTGTTTCGAGGGATTAGAACATCTGGAAAATTACCACCATGCCTTAAGAGAATTTTATCGTATATTACGTGGAGGAGGAAAATTATTTATATCAATGCCAAATATACTAAATATTAAAAGTAGAAAGAGGTACTATTACTATGGAACGTTTTATGGCTTCCCTCACTTAATAAAAATGCCGGAATATGGCGAGCATTTACACATTACACCAATAAATCCGTCATACCTCATATCATTTGCTCAATTCTACGGATTTAACTTAGATAAGATTTATGACATTCCAATAAATAAAAAAATGTATCGTTTTCTGATCAGTTGCTTTATAATTAAGAGTTATATATACTTAAAATGCCTTTTGAAACCGTATCCGATGAAAAAATTTTTAGTACCTCTCGTGTCAATAAATCTATTGTTAAACGACAATTTGTTATTTTCATTTCAAAAACCACTGCAGGTTGATTGTGTTGGTAAGTAA